The nucleotide sequence CTTGGAATGCCGAGCCATATTGGAAGTGCATAATAATAGTTCAGTCCAACCATGAGGGGTATTCTAATCGTAATGCTAATCAGATAGGCAGAAACGATAAATACAATGAGCTGCTTTTCTGTGTAGCTCTCTGGATTGAATTTTGTAAGTTTTTTCGCTATCTCAAGACCTAAGATTACACTGAGCGTTGCAAAGAACTTCATGCTGGCACCGAGCCATGAAGATGGAGCCACTATGCTAAGTCCAACAAAGAGTAATGCCAAAGATATCAAGGAACTTGCAAAGCCTAGTAAGAGGTAAACAACAACTATTGGGATTGCAACTAAATCTATCGTCATCCCCCACTGAGTAGGCACCTTGAGTGGAGAAACATTTAGCATTAAACTAAGAGCCAGCATTATTCCTATTAGAGCTATCTCCCTTGATTTCATTCACACCACCATTTCCAAGTTTGTTCCATAATTTATAAAATTTTGTTCCATAAATAAAACAATTGAATGGAACACATTTGAGAAGCAAATCCTTTATAGTTCCTTGAACGAGTTTTCATAGGTGGTTTGAGATGAGAATTCCAGAGGATGTTAGAAAGGACATCCCTCTTACACAGGAGGTCATTTACTTTGACAACACAGCTACAAGTTTAACCCCAATTCCAGTTGTTGAAGCCATGAACGAGTACTACCTCAAATACAGAGCAAACGTTCACAGAGGTGTTCACAGGCTTTCTCAAATGGCAACACACAAATACGAGGAATCAAGAAAAATTGTTGCAGATTTCATTGGTGCAAAGTTTGAGGAGATAGTTTTCACAAAAAACACAAGCGAGAGCTTAAACCTAGTTGCCCTTGGATTGGAGTGGAAGAAAGGCGACAAAATAGTAACAACACCTTATGAACATCACTCTGATTTGCTTCCTTGGCAGAGGGTTGCAAAGAAGTATGGAGCAAAGCTTGAAATTATTGAAGGGGATGATGAGGGAAACCTTGATCTAGCAGATGCCGAGAAAAAGATTAAAGGTGCAAAGCTTGTTGCAGTTCAGCACGTTTCTAATGCTTTAGGAGTCATCCATGAGGTTGAAGAGATTGGAAAGATGGCAAAAGAGGAAGGAGCTATATTTGTCGTAGATGCAGCCCAAAGCGTAGGGCACATGGAAGTTGATGTTAGGAAGCTTCATGCTGACTTTTTAGCTTTCTCCGGCCATAAAGGACCACTAGGACCAACAGGAATTGGAGTTCTGTATATTAACGAAGAAATGTTCGACATCTTTGAACCCCCATTAATAGGCGGAGGAACCATTGAAGATGTTGATCTCTGCTGTTACAAGCTTACAGCTCCTCCAGAGAGATACGAAGCTGGTACTCCAAACATTGGTGGAGCAATAGGATTAGCGGCTGGAATTAAGTACATTGAAAAGATTGGGCTAGATAAAATCGAAAAGCAAGAACACAAACTTGTCAAAAGAACAACTGAAGGTCTAACAGAGCTTGAAATCCCATGGTACGGACCAAGAAGCTTGAAAAAACATGCTGGAGTTGTCAGCTTTAACGTGCCACCGTTGCATCCAC is from Thermococcus paralvinellae and encodes:
- a CDS encoding membrane protein; amino-acid sequence: MKSREIALIGIMLALSLMLNVSPLKVPTQWGMTIDLVAIPIVVVYLLLGFASSLISLALLFVGLSIVAPSSWLGASMKFFATLSVILGLEIAKKLTKFNPESYTEKQLIVFIVSAYLISITIRIPLMVGLNYYYALPIWLGIPREQVIPKIEEWFHIPFWLVIAIPNAIQSAVDVIGGILISLPVIRALPHILE
- a CDS encoding cysteine desulfurase translates to MRIPEDVRKDIPLTQEVIYFDNTATSLTPIPVVEAMNEYYLKYRANVHRGVHRLSQMATHKYEESRKIVADFIGAKFEEIVFTKNTSESLNLVALGLEWKKGDKIVTTPYEHHSDLLPWQRVAKKYGAKLEIIEGDDEGNLDLADAEKKIKGAKLVAVQHVSNALGVIHEVEEIGKMAKEEGAIFVVDAAQSVGHMEVDVRKLHADFLAFSGHKGPLGPTGIGVLYINEEMFDIFEPPLIGGGTIEDVDLCCYKLTAPPERYEAGTPNIGGAIGLAAGIKYIEKIGLDKIEKQEHKLVKRTTEGLTELEIPWYGPRSLKKHAGVVSFNVPPLHPHDVAAILDEHNIMVRSGHHCALPVMKRLGINGTVRASFHVYNSIEEVETFLGVLEELVKSLR